One genomic window of Catenulispora sp. EB89 includes the following:
- a CDS encoding inorganic diphosphatase, giving the protein MEFDVLIEIPKGQRNKYEVDHKTGRIRLDRMLFTSMVYPTDYGFIEDTLSLDGDPLDAMVLLDEPTFPGCLIRCRAIGMLNMADEAGGDDKILCVPATDPRFEHLRDYHHISEFERQEIQHFFTSYKDLEPGKEVHHAEWQNRAQAETEIQRSYKRFEDLPEEEKVHHL; this is encoded by the coding sequence ATGGAGTTCGACGTTCTCATCGAGATCCCCAAGGGCCAGCGCAACAAGTACGAGGTCGACCACAAGACCGGCCGCATACGGCTGGACCGCATGCTTTTCACCTCGATGGTCTACCCGACCGACTACGGCTTCATCGAGGACACGCTGTCCCTGGACGGCGACCCCCTGGACGCCATGGTCCTGCTCGACGAGCCCACGTTCCCGGGCTGCCTGATCCGCTGCCGCGCGATCGGCATGCTGAACATGGCCGACGAGGCCGGCGGCGACGACAAGATCCTCTGCGTCCCGGCCACCGACCCGCGCTTCGAGCACCTGCGTGACTACCACCACATCTCCGAGTTCGAGCGCCAGGAGATCCAGCACTTCTTCACCAGCTACAAGGACCTGGAGCCGGGCAAGGAGGTCCACCACGCCGAGTGGCAGAACCGCGCCCAGGCCGAGACCGAGATCCAGCGCTCCTACAAGCGGTTCGAGGACCTGCCGGAAGAGGAGAAGGTCCACCACCTGTAG
- the dacB gene encoding D-alanyl-D-alanine carboxypeptidase/D-alanyl-D-alanine-endopeptidase, with amino-acid sequence MARQVPGTLPTAIVSAALGIVLAAGCVWAAGPWSGGQRVSERRGRSPVAEKPVAQASQDSLAPSSPAPSTRSAGPTHVPAGAALLPVLAGDKPGGALTAAELADALSPLTLAPGLGKHVGIAVADPASDALLFDQHAADGFAPASTNKVVTAVAALAALGPDDQFATRVLQGPNSGSGTAGTASIVLVGGGDPTLSTQGPSSDPGYQPASLDDLAARTAAALQAKGVNSVTLGYDASVFGGPGLNPTWSAGYTDGNVAPVVGLMVDEGRAKAADDLSPRVTDPAAVAALDFAGRLAAHGVQVVGKPSAAAGGSGTAAASELARVTSPRLADLVEHMLTVSDNDLAEALLRHVALADGKPATFQGGVAAVRDQLAKLGLNLAGLNVLDGSGLSRDDRIAPEFLVKVLSTAAADNHPDLRAALTGLPVAGFTGTLAEDGRYTTPPSLAGAGLVRAKTGSLTGVVTLAGLVRDNSGQLLVFALMADQAPDAAAARAAVDRLATALAGCGCGGASAG; translated from the coding sequence GTGGCAAGACAGGTGCCGGGAACGCTGCCGACCGCCATTGTGTCAGCCGCGCTCGGGATCGTACTGGCCGCGGGCTGCGTGTGGGCGGCCGGTCCGTGGTCCGGCGGGCAACGCGTGAGCGAACGCAGGGGGCGCTCGCCGGTGGCCGAGAAGCCGGTCGCGCAGGCGTCGCAGGACTCGCTCGCCCCCTCCTCGCCGGCCCCCTCCACCCGCTCCGCCGGACCCACGCACGTCCCGGCCGGGGCCGCGCTGCTCCCCGTTCTCGCAGGTGACAAGCCCGGCGGCGCACTGACGGCGGCCGAACTCGCCGACGCGCTGAGCCCGCTGACGCTGGCGCCGGGACTCGGCAAACACGTCGGGATCGCGGTCGCCGACCCGGCCTCGGACGCGCTGTTGTTCGATCAGCACGCCGCCGACGGCTTCGCGCCGGCGTCGACGAACAAGGTGGTGACGGCAGTCGCCGCGCTGGCGGCGCTGGGGCCGGACGACCAGTTCGCGACGCGGGTGCTGCAGGGCCCGAACTCGGGCTCGGGAACGGCCGGGACGGCGTCGATCGTGCTGGTCGGAGGGGGTGACCCGACGCTGTCGACGCAGGGCCCTTCCTCGGACCCGGGATACCAGCCGGCGTCGCTGGACGACCTCGCGGCACGGACCGCGGCGGCCCTTCAAGCCAAGGGCGTGAATTCGGTCACACTGGGCTACGACGCGTCGGTTTTCGGCGGCCCGGGCCTCAACCCGACGTGGTCGGCGGGCTACACCGACGGGAACGTGGCGCCGGTGGTCGGGCTGATGGTCGACGAGGGGCGGGCGAAGGCCGCGGACGACCTGAGCCCGCGGGTGACGGACCCGGCCGCCGTGGCGGCGCTGGACTTCGCCGGACGGTTGGCGGCGCACGGGGTGCAGGTGGTGGGGAAGCCTTCGGCGGCTGCGGGCGGTTCGGGCACGGCGGCCGCGTCGGAGCTGGCGCGCGTCACGTCGCCACGACTGGCGGACCTGGTCGAGCACATGCTGACGGTGTCGGACAACGACCTGGCGGAGGCGCTGCTGCGGCACGTGGCGCTGGCCGACGGGAAGCCGGCGACGTTCCAGGGCGGCGTCGCGGCGGTACGCGACCAGCTGGCCAAACTGGGCCTGAACCTGGCGGGCCTGAACGTCCTGGACGGCAGCGGCCTGTCCCGCGACGACCGCATCGCCCCGGAGTTCCTGGTCAAAGTCCTGTCGACAGCGGCCGCGGACAACCACCCGGACCTGCGCGCGGCCCTGACCGGGCTCCCGGTCGCGGGCTTCACCGGCACCCTGGCCGAGGACGGCCGCTACACGACCCCGCCCTCCCTGGCCGGAGCCGGCCTGGTGCGAGCCAAGACGGGCTCGCTGACCGGCGTGGTGACGCTGGCCGGGCTGGTCCGCGACAACTCGGGGCAACTGCTGGTGTTCGCCCTGATGGCGGACCAGGCCCCGGATGCCGCCGCGGCGCGCGCGGCGGTGGACCGGCTGGCGACGGCGCTTGCGGGCTGCGGGTGCGGGGGCGCGTCGGCCGGGTAG
- a CDS encoding helix-turn-helix domain-containing protein, protein MNDVNADLRTHAVRSALLELLAEVGTVTATEAATRLGHSSGLCSFHLRQLERHGLIEEAPHTGGRARPWRLRQNPAATTDSAPTPDEQFGALARGLEDESWQRWLRLRDQAPADLPREEAFSTVAYLTAEEMTQVARTIQQLLARYQDREQRPLARPEGALPVALITRLFPLLPDAPNEAGHG, encoded by the coding sequence GTGAACGACGTGAACGCCGACCTCCGCACCCACGCGGTCCGCTCCGCCCTGCTGGAACTGCTGGCCGAGGTCGGAACCGTCACCGCCACCGAAGCCGCCACCCGCCTGGGGCACAGCTCAGGCCTCTGCTCGTTCCACCTCCGGCAACTCGAACGCCACGGCCTCATCGAGGAGGCACCGCACACCGGAGGCCGAGCCCGCCCCTGGCGCCTGAGGCAAAACCCGGCCGCCACCACCGACTCCGCCCCAACCCCCGACGAGCAGTTCGGCGCCCTGGCCCGCGGTCTGGAGGACGAAAGCTGGCAGCGCTGGCTCCGCCTCCGCGACCAGGCACCCGCCGACCTGCCGCGCGAAGAGGCCTTCAGCACGGTCGCCTACCTGACGGCCGAGGAGATGACCCAGGTCGCGCGCACGATCCAGCAGCTCCTGGCGCGCTACCAGGACCGCGAACAACGGCCACTGGCACGCCCGGAGGGTGCGCTGCCGGTCGCGCTGATCACGCGCTTGTTCCCGCTGCTGCCCGACGCGCCGAACGAGGCAGGCCACGGCTGA
- the def gene encoding peptide deformylase — MNVWVQGRPVGTYPTGPPEVGRGSMRRITEVGEEILRTPCREVAAAEFGTPELAALIDDMFLAMHIAEGAGLAANQVGVDLRLFVFDCLDGLGGRHVGHIANPVLDVPGPAGRRLVEDVEGCLSVPGASAVVPRTAHAVVRGFDKDGAPLVIAGDDYFARCLQHETDHLAGTVYLDRLSKRNRKDALRQMEDRREGVFERREMRAAKLRQRTVTGD; from the coding sequence ATGAACGTGTGGGTGCAGGGCCGCCCCGTCGGGACGTACCCGACGGGGCCGCCGGAGGTGGGGCGTGGGTCGATGCGGCGGATCACCGAGGTCGGGGAGGAGATTCTGCGCACGCCGTGCCGGGAGGTGGCGGCGGCCGAGTTCGGGACTCCGGAGTTGGCCGCGCTGATCGACGACATGTTCCTGGCGATGCACATCGCCGAGGGGGCCGGCCTGGCCGCGAATCAGGTCGGCGTGGATCTGCGGCTGTTCGTGTTCGACTGCCTGGACGGTCTCGGCGGACGGCACGTCGGCCACATCGCGAATCCCGTCCTGGATGTGCCCGGCCCCGCGGGCAGGCGGCTCGTCGAGGACGTCGAGGGCTGCCTGTCGGTCCCGGGCGCGAGCGCGGTGGTGCCACGGACCGCGCACGCCGTCGTGCGGGGCTTCGACAAGGACGGCGCGCCGCTGGTCATCGCGGGCGACGACTACTTCGCCCGGTGCCTGCAGCACGAGACCGACCACCTGGCGGGCACCGTCTACCTCGACCGGCTCTCCAAGCGGAACCGCAAAGACGCCCTGCGGCAGATGGAGGACCGGCGTGAAGGGGTGTTCGAAAGGCGCGAGATGCGAGCCGCCAAGCTGCGTCAACGAACTGTGACCGGCGACTAG
- a CDS encoding MerR family transcriptional regulator, which translates to MRIGELAQRTDTSPRLLRYYEEQGLIRVQRCANGYRDYDEALVDQVAHIRGLLDAGLSTRIIKQILPCLNEPSEIHFADATPEIIATLEGHRDRLAERVALLTRNHDAIAAYVGALKQCALGVEREGAGV; encoded by the coding sequence ATGCGCATCGGCGAACTGGCACAACGCACCGACACCAGCCCCCGCCTGCTCCGCTACTACGAGGAGCAGGGCCTGATCCGCGTGCAGCGCTGCGCGAACGGCTACCGCGACTACGACGAGGCGCTGGTGGACCAGGTCGCGCACATCAGGGGACTGCTGGACGCGGGGCTGTCGACGCGGATCATCAAGCAGATCCTGCCCTGCCTGAACGAGCCGAGCGAGATCCATTTCGCGGACGCCACGCCGGAGATCATCGCGACCCTGGAGGGTCACCGCGACCGGCTCGCGGAGCGGGTGGCGCTGCTGACGCGGAACCATGACGCGATCGCGGCTTATGTGGGGGCGTTGAAGCAGTGCGCTTTGGGGGTGGAGCGGGAGGGGGCGGGGGTTTAG
- a CDS encoding polysaccharide deacetylase family protein, translating into MSQDTDLYDYRPITEREPLSWPGGKRVAFYVGLNIEHFYVDLPGTATYEGTTSLTPDSLNHGWRDYGPRVGVWRQVKLLDKHGIKASALLNSDVAARYPQIIEAGVQRGWSWLGHGASNSHLFTGLERDVEQRRIREVLRTIEQATGVKPRGWMGPGLIETFNTPELLAAEGVGYVLDWTNDDQPYPTTVPGLLSLPYSVELNDIGIFVSKGLTGPDFVQMVKDQVDQLAEDAADGSGRVMALALHPFVTGQAFRARYLDEALEYVVRHPAVWTTTSDAIADHYLAATGQAGASDPRP; encoded by the coding sequence ATGAGCCAGGACACCGACCTCTACGACTACCGTCCCATCACCGAGCGCGAGCCGCTGAGCTGGCCCGGAGGCAAGCGGGTCGCCTTCTACGTCGGCCTCAACATCGAACACTTCTACGTCGACCTCCCCGGGACCGCGACCTACGAGGGCACCACGTCGCTGACCCCTGACAGCCTCAACCACGGCTGGCGTGACTACGGCCCGCGCGTCGGCGTCTGGCGGCAGGTCAAGCTGCTCGACAAGCACGGCATCAAAGCCAGTGCCCTGCTGAACTCCGACGTCGCCGCGCGCTATCCCCAAATCATCGAGGCCGGCGTCCAGCGCGGCTGGTCCTGGCTCGGCCACGGCGCCAGCAACAGCCACCTGTTCACCGGCCTGGAGCGCGACGTCGAACAGCGCCGGATCCGCGAGGTCCTGCGCACCATCGAGCAGGCCACCGGTGTCAAACCGCGCGGGTGGATGGGCCCGGGGCTGATCGAGACCTTCAACACCCCCGAGCTGCTGGCCGCCGAGGGCGTCGGCTACGTCCTGGACTGGACCAACGACGACCAGCCCTACCCGACGACCGTCCCCGGCCTGCTCAGCCTGCCGTACTCGGTGGAGCTCAACGACATCGGGATCTTCGTCAGCAAGGGCCTGACCGGGCCGGACTTCGTCCAGATGGTCAAGGACCAGGTCGACCAGCTGGCCGAGGACGCCGCCGACGGCTCCGGGCGCGTCATGGCGCTCGCGCTGCACCCCTTCGTCACCGGCCAGGCGTTCCGGGCGCGCTACCTCGACGAGGCGCTGGAGTACGTGGTGCGCCATCCCGCCGTCTGGACCACCACCTCCGACGCGATCGCCGACCACTACCTGGCGGCGACGGGGCAGGCCGGGGCCTCGGATCCGCGCCCCTGA
- a CDS encoding zinc-dependent metalloprotease: protein MTARAQLVDWQLAVATAQRLVRPGPPTSAAEAAATVADLRRYAAESREHVAGFTGLANQGTILTEPQVLVVDRPGWIRANAEGFKIVTEPLARKLNEKREGVPPSGLAALGPKATALELGTLLAYLSHRILGQYEIFQEPGRLLLVAPNIVSVERELQVKPDDFRLWVCLHEETHRTQFAAVPWLRAHILGEIESFIAGMDTDPGALAKRLREAGQKRRETGERRPITELVQTPQQVAVLDRMVAVMSLLEGHADFVMDGVGPRVVPSVADIRRKFGQRRARGASRVDAVVRRVIGMDAKIRQYRDGSRFVAAVVEQAGMSGFNRVWTSPNTLPTRSEINDPAAWLARVRP from the coding sequence ATGACGGCGAGAGCGCAGCTGGTCGACTGGCAACTTGCGGTGGCGACGGCCCAGCGCCTGGTCCGCCCGGGCCCCCCGACCTCCGCGGCCGAGGCCGCCGCCACCGTGGCCGACCTGCGCCGGTACGCCGCCGAGTCGCGGGAGCACGTGGCCGGGTTCACCGGCCTGGCGAACCAGGGCACGATCCTGACCGAGCCGCAGGTGCTGGTGGTGGACCGGCCCGGCTGGATCCGGGCCAACGCCGAGGGCTTCAAGATCGTCACCGAGCCGCTGGCGCGCAAGCTGAACGAGAAGCGCGAGGGCGTGCCGCCGTCCGGGCTGGCGGCGCTCGGGCCCAAGGCCACCGCGCTGGAGCTGGGCACCCTGCTGGCCTACCTCTCGCACCGGATCCTCGGGCAGTACGAGATCTTCCAGGAGCCGGGCCGGCTCCTGCTGGTCGCCCCGAACATCGTCAGCGTCGAGCGGGAGCTGCAGGTCAAGCCGGACGACTTCCGGCTGTGGGTGTGCCTGCACGAGGAGACGCACCGCACGCAGTTCGCCGCGGTGCCGTGGCTGCGGGCGCACATCCTCGGCGAGATCGAGTCCTTCATCGCCGGGATGGACACCGACCCCGGGGCGCTGGCCAAGCGGCTCCGCGAGGCCGGGCAGAAGCGGCGCGAGACCGGCGAGCGGCGCCCGATCACCGAGCTTGTGCAGACCCCGCAGCAGGTGGCGGTGCTGGACCGGATGGTCGCGGTGATGTCGCTGCTGGAGGGGCACGCCGACTTCGTGATGGACGGCGTCGGGCCGCGGGTGGTGCCCAGCGTGGCCGACATCCGCCGCAAGTTCGGGCAGCGGCGGGCCAGGGGCGCCAGCCGGGTCGACGCGGTCGTGCGGCGGGTGATCGGCATGGACGCCAAGATCCGGCAGTACCGGGACGGCTCGCGCTTCGTGGCCGCCGTGGTCGAGCAGGCCGGGATGTCCGGCTTCAACCGGGTGTGGACCTCGCCGAACACGCTGCCGACCCGCAGCGAGATCAACGATCCGGCGGCCTGGCTGGCGCGCGTGCGGCCCTAG
- the tilS gene encoding tRNA lysidine(34) synthetase TilS, whose translation MGPAPAVAAIRLAVRKALADQPPGGLVLVACSGGADSIALACATAFVAPRLSLRFGGLTVDHNLQEGSAAQAERVVRFLAGLGFDPVESLSVRVDGRGGPEAAARVARYGALDAAAERLGAATVLLGHTRDDQAETVLLGLARGSGARSLAGMPAVSGRYARPFLDLPRATTVAAARCEGFEPWDDPHNADPAYTRSRVRHAAIPALSAALGPGIPEALARTAKMLREDTEALDAWAAREFERLVEPFGDCDLSHYLDVSELSGLPTAVRRRVLRLSALRAGCPGSDLAAVHIEELDRLLTDWRGQGPLHLPSAVAVARRYGKLAFERSGALRRGGADRNDPGQPAEDPAPAGLLMPA comes from the coding sequence ATGGGTCCCGCCCCCGCCGTCGCCGCGATACGCCTGGCAGTCCGCAAAGCCCTCGCCGACCAGCCCCCCGGCGGCCTGGTCCTGGTCGCCTGCTCCGGCGGCGCCGACTCGATCGCGCTGGCCTGCGCCACCGCGTTCGTCGCGCCCCGGCTGTCCCTGCGCTTCGGCGGCCTGACCGTCGACCACAACCTGCAGGAGGGCTCGGCCGCGCAGGCCGAGCGCGTCGTGCGCTTCCTGGCGGGCCTGGGCTTCGACCCGGTCGAGAGCCTGTCGGTGCGCGTCGACGGCCGAGGCGGGCCCGAGGCCGCGGCCCGGGTCGCGCGCTACGGCGCGCTGGACGCCGCCGCCGAGCGGCTGGGAGCGGCCACCGTCCTGCTCGGCCACACCCGCGACGACCAGGCCGAGACCGTGCTGCTCGGGCTGGCCCGGGGCTCCGGCGCGCGCAGCCTGGCCGGGATGCCGGCGGTCAGCGGCCGCTACGCGCGCCCCTTCCTGGACCTGCCGCGCGCCACCACCGTGGCCGCCGCGCGGTGCGAGGGCTTCGAGCCCTGGGACGACCCGCACAACGCCGACCCGGCCTACACCCGCTCGCGGGTCCGGCACGCCGCCATCCCGGCGCTGTCCGCCGCGCTCGGTCCGGGGATACCGGAAGCCCTGGCCCGGACCGCGAAGATGCTGCGCGAGGACACCGAGGCGCTCGACGCGTGGGCCGCCCGGGAGTTCGAACGACTGGTCGAGCCCTTCGGTGACTGTGATCTGTCCCACTACCTCGACGTCTCCGAACTGTCCGGCCTGCCCACCGCGGTGCGCCGCAGGGTGCTGCGGCTTTCCGCGCTCCGGGCAGGTTGTCCCGGGTCCGACCTGGCCGCGGTGCACATCGAGGAGCTGGACCGGCTGCTCACCGACTGGCGCGGCCAGGGGCCGTTGCACCTGCCCAGCGCGGTCGCAGTGGCCCGCCGGTATGGAAAGCTGGCCTTCGAGAGATCCGGTGCACTGCGCCGTGGGGGCGCGGACCGGAACGATCCCGGCCAACCGGCGGAGGACCCCGCCCCGGCCGGATTGTTGATGCCGGCTTAA
- the hpt gene encoding hypoxanthine phosphoribosyltransferase, giving the protein MDDKDMGQDLEKVLIPADEIKAKLAALARAIEADYEGKDILLVGVLNGALVVMADLIRELHRDSEMDWMAISSYGAGTKSSGVVRILKDLGADIQDRHVLVVEDIIDSGLTLSWLLSNLRSRRPASLEVVTLLRKPDAAKVAIDVKYVGFDIPNEFVVGYGLDYAQRFRGLPFIGTLAPHVYSS; this is encoded by the coding sequence GTGGACGACAAGGACATGGGCCAGGACCTGGAGAAGGTCCTCATCCCCGCCGACGAGATCAAGGCCAAGCTGGCCGCGCTCGCGCGGGCGATCGAGGCCGACTACGAGGGCAAGGACATCCTGCTGGTCGGGGTGCTCAACGGTGCCCTGGTGGTGATGGCCGACCTGATCCGCGAACTCCACAGGGACTCCGAGATGGACTGGATGGCCATCTCCTCCTATGGAGCCGGCACCAAGTCCTCGGGCGTGGTGCGGATCCTGAAGGACCTGGGCGCCGACATCCAGGACCGGCACGTGCTGGTGGTCGAGGACATCATCGACTCCGGGCTGACGCTGTCCTGGCTGCTGTCGAACCTGCGCTCGCGCCGTCCGGCCTCGCTGGAGGTGGTCACGCTGCTGCGCAAGCCCGACGCCGCCAAGGTGGCCATCGACGTGAAGTACGTCGGATTCGACATCCCGAACGAGTTCGTCGTCGGCTACGGCCTGGACTACGCGCAGCGCTTCCGCGGACTGCCCTTCATCGGGACGCTCGCGCCGCACGTATACAGTTCGTAG
- the ftsH gene encoding ATP-dependent zinc metalloprotease FtsH: MDVKRYFRGPVIWVVLAVVAVLAVMQLVSSAGGPKSVDTSVILDAIHKNEVVSAKLVGGSSTSIEVKVDPNSAAAQSQGGATDLKATYLNDQQGNDIATALNTSQQAGGLKDGYNVSLARQNAIVGILITLLPFVLIALVFLFLMNQMQGGGSRVMNFGKSKAKLVSKDTPKTTFADVAGADEAVEELQEVKEFLEAPAKFQAIGAKIPKGVLLYGPPGTGKTLLARAVAGEAGVPFFSISGSDFVEMFVGVGASRVRDLFEQAKANAPAIVFVDEIDAVGRHRGAGLGGGHDEREQTLNQLLVEMDGFDVKGGVILIAATNRPDILDPALLRPGRFDRQIAVEAPDLQGRKKILEVHSKGKPLAQGVDLDSLAKRTPGFTGADLANVLNEAALLTARADKKLIDNLALDEAVDRVVAGPQKRTRLMSDKERKVTAYHEGGHALVAHAMPNVDPVHKVTILSRGRALGYTMTLPDEDKYSTTRNEMLDNLAYAMGGRTAEELVFHDPTTGASNDIEKATNIARAMVTQYGMTERLGPIKFGKDSGEVFLGRDMGHQRDYSEEIASIVDEEVKRLIEGAHDEAWEVLVEYRDVLDQLVLELLEKETLNKEQIATIFASVVKRPQRPAWIGSSRRTLQSRPPVQTPRELEAARSAANGTVTDSIIGRTDTVPEQ; this comes from the coding sequence ATGGACGTCAAGCGTTACTTCCGAGGCCCAGTGATCTGGGTCGTCCTGGCCGTCGTGGCGGTCCTCGCGGTCATGCAGCTGGTCTCCTCGGCCGGCGGCCCCAAATCCGTGGACACCTCCGTCATCCTGGACGCAATTCACAAGAACGAGGTTGTCTCGGCCAAGCTGGTCGGCGGCTCCAGTACCTCGATCGAGGTCAAGGTCGACCCGAACAGCGCGGCCGCGCAGTCCCAGGGCGGCGCCACCGACCTGAAGGCCACCTACCTGAACGACCAGCAGGGCAACGACATCGCCACCGCCCTGAACACCTCCCAGCAGGCCGGCGGCCTCAAGGACGGCTACAACGTCTCGCTGGCCAGGCAGAACGCCATCGTCGGCATCCTGATCACGCTGCTGCCCTTCGTCCTGATCGCCCTGGTCTTCCTGTTCCTGATGAACCAGATGCAGGGCGGCGGCTCCCGGGTGATGAACTTCGGGAAGTCCAAGGCCAAGCTGGTCAGCAAGGACACGCCGAAGACCACCTTCGCCGACGTGGCCGGCGCGGACGAGGCCGTGGAGGAGCTGCAGGAGGTCAAGGAGTTCCTGGAGGCTCCGGCGAAGTTCCAGGCCATCGGCGCCAAGATCCCCAAGGGCGTGCTGCTCTACGGCCCGCCCGGAACCGGTAAGACGCTGCTGGCGCGCGCGGTGGCCGGCGAGGCCGGCGTCCCGTTCTTCTCGATCTCCGGTTCGGACTTCGTCGAGATGTTCGTCGGTGTCGGCGCCTCCCGCGTCCGCGACCTGTTCGAGCAGGCGAAGGCCAACGCGCCGGCGATCGTGTTCGTCGACGAGATCGACGCCGTGGGCCGGCACCGCGGTGCGGGCCTGGGCGGCGGCCACGACGAGCGCGAGCAGACGCTGAACCAGCTGCTGGTCGAGATGGACGGCTTCGACGTCAAGGGCGGCGTGATCCTGATCGCCGCGACCAACCGCCCGGACATCCTGGACCCGGCGCTGCTGCGCCCGGGCCGCTTCGACCGGCAGATCGCGGTCGAGGCCCCGGACCTGCAGGGCCGCAAGAAGATCCTCGAGGTGCACAGCAAGGGCAAGCCGCTGGCGCAGGGCGTGGACCTGGACTCGCTGGCCAAGCGGACGCCCGGGTTCACCGGTGCCGACCTGGCCAACGTGCTGAACGAGGCGGCGCTGCTGACCGCGCGCGCGGACAAGAAGCTCATCGACAACCTGGCGCTGGACGAGGCCGTGGACCGCGTGGTCGCCGGCCCGCAGAAGCGCACCCGCCTGATGAGCGACAAGGAGCGCAAGGTCACCGCCTACCACGAGGGCGGCCACGCCCTGGTGGCGCACGCGATGCCGAACGTGGACCCGGTGCACAAGGTGACGATCCTGTCCCGCGGCCGGGCCCTGGGCTACACCATGACGCTGCCGGACGAGGACAAGTACTCGACCACGCGCAACGAGATGCTGGACAACCTGGCCTACGCGATGGGCGGGCGCACCGCGGAGGAGCTGGTCTTCCACGACCCGACCACCGGCGCCAGCAACGACATCGAGAAGGCCACCAACATCGCCCGCGCGATGGTGACCCAGTACGGCATGACCGAGCGCCTGGGCCCGATCAAGTTCGGCAAGGACTCCGGCGAGGTCTTCCTGGGCCGCGACATGGGCCACCAGCGCGACTACTCCGAGGAGATCGCCTCGATCGTCGACGAGGAGGTCAAGCGGCTCATCGAGGGTGCGCACGACGAGGCCTGGGAGGTCCTGGTCGAGTACCGCGACGTGCTGGACCAGCTGGTCCTGGAGCTGCTGGAGAAGGAGACGCTGAACAAGGAGCAGATCGCCACGATCTTCGCCTCGGTGGTCAAGCGCCCGCAGCGCCCGGCCTGGATCGGCTCCTCGCGCCGCACCCTGCAGTCCCGCCCGCCGGTGCAGACGCCGCGCGAGCTGGAGGCGGCCCGCTCGGCGGCCAACGGAACGGTGACCGACAGCATCATCGGTCGGACGGACACGGTGCCCGAACAGTGA
- the folE gene encoding GTP cyclohydrolase I FolE, producing the protein MAAPDLGRAVAGYDAERAERAVRELLIAVGENPDRDGLKETPARVARAYREMFAGLHQGPEDVLTTTFDLGHDEMVLVRDIELYSTCEHHLVPFHGVAHVGYIPSVDGRITGLSKLARLVDVYAKRPQVQERLTTQIADALVRILEPRGVIVVVECEHLCMSMRGIRKPGAKTVTSAVRGQLLAPASRAEAMSLILGR; encoded by the coding sequence CTGGCCGCGCCGGACCTGGGCCGCGCGGTCGCCGGCTACGACGCCGAGCGCGCCGAGCGCGCGGTACGCGAACTCCTGATAGCCGTCGGGGAGAACCCGGACCGCGACGGCCTGAAGGAGACCCCGGCGCGGGTCGCCCGCGCCTACCGCGAGATGTTCGCCGGCCTGCACCAGGGGCCCGAGGACGTGCTCACCACGACCTTCGACCTCGGCCACGACGAGATGGTGCTGGTCCGGGACATCGAGCTCTACAGCACCTGCGAGCACCACCTCGTGCCGTTCCACGGAGTGGCCCACGTGGGGTACATTCCCTCGGTGGACGGACGCATCACGGGCCTGTCCAAGCTGGCCCGGCTGGTCGACGTCTACGCCAAGCGGCCCCAGGTCCAGGAGCGCCTGACGACGCAGATCGCCGACGCGCTGGTGCGTATCCTGGAACCGCGCGGGGTCATCGTCGTTGTGGAGTGCGAACACCTGTGCATGTCGATGCGAGGGATCCGGAAGCCGGGCGCGAAGACCGTGACGTCAGCGGTGCGGGGGCAGCTGCTCGCCCCGGCCAGCCGCGCCGAGGCGATGAGCCTGATCCTGGGCCGGTGA